A section of the Serratia liquefaciens ATCC 27592 genome encodes:
- a CDS encoding phage protein NinX family protein, with translation MIDYSAMSDQQINEMVAIALGEKVADPVNGQQLVMVDGEKISSSFDPCNRPSDAWPIIEANYISIFFDGISWEAHSALSEVNYESWKTHPYQPLRLAMIVFLMIKEADKCLS, from the coding sequence ATGATCGATTATAGCGCAATGAGTGACCAGCAAATTAACGAGATGGTAGCGATAGCATTAGGAGAAAAAGTAGCAGACCCAGTTAACGGTCAGCAGCTGGTTATGGTCGATGGAGAAAAAATATCTTCATCATTTGACCCATGCAACAGACCATCAGATGCGTGGCCAATAATCGAGGCTAACTACATCAGCATCTTCTTTGACGGAATCTCATGGGAAGCGCACTCAGCCCTATCTGAAGTTAATTATGAATCTTGGAAAACTCATCCTTATCAACCTTTAAGGCTGGCAATGATTGTTTTCCTAATGATAAAGGAGGCGGATAAATGCTTATCATAG
- a CDS encoding HNH endonuclease, whose amino-acid sequence MKQKPTPLSSEYLCERFTYKDGRLFWKKRIPDSYGFNKRYAGKEAGGIDDDGYWKIKIYGKWYRRHRIVWAMHFGDAGSMQIDHVNGIRSDDRICNLRTATAQQNAFNRKRQINNKSGCKGVFWVEAKKKWTGLVLVFRKPYSAGYFDSIHEAITASERLREKLHGEFCNHGDARVS is encoded by the coding sequence ATGAAACAAAAACCAACTCCACTTTCTAGTGAGTATTTGTGTGAGAGATTTACGTACAAAGATGGGAGGTTGTTTTGGAAGAAAAGAATTCCAGATTCATATGGGTTTAACAAAAGGTATGCAGGGAAAGAGGCTGGCGGCATAGACGATGATGGTTACTGGAAGATAAAAATATACGGTAAGTGGTATAGGCGGCATCGGATTGTCTGGGCAATGCATTTCGGAGATGCTGGGAGCATGCAGATCGATCACGTAAATGGAATTAGATCTGATGACAGAATATGTAACTTAAGAACGGCAACGGCACAGCAGAATGCCTTTAATAGGAAAAGGCAAATTAATAACAAAAGTGGATGTAAGGGAGTCTTTTGGGTTGAGGCAAAAAAGAAATGGACAGGGTTAGTTTTGGTTTTCCGCAAGCCTTATAGCGCAGGATATTTCGACAGCATTCACGAGGCCATTACCGCAAGCGAGAGGCTTAGAGAGAAACTACATGGTGAATTTTGCAACCATGGCGATGCGAGGGTCTCATGA
- a CDS encoding ERF family protein has translation MSKEFIQRLAKIQKELNAPKNQRNSFGNYNYRSCEDILEGVKPLLGDLFLSISDEIVQIGDRFYVKATATITDGETSHSTSAMARESLTKKGMDDAQVTGATSSYARKYCLNGLFGIDDAKDADTDEHNKQIVAQDKKTGSNKPSSTQILYAFTDAASKKVSVHELKEAFGKAWKMLEGTEEQSKAKDIYEIRKNELELPA, from the coding sequence ATGAGTAAGGAATTCATTCAGAGACTGGCGAAGATACAGAAGGAACTTAATGCACCTAAGAATCAGCGAAACAGTTTCGGGAATTATAACTATCGAAGCTGCGAAGACATTCTGGAAGGCGTAAAGCCATTGCTTGGCGACCTGTTCTTATCAATCAGCGATGAGATTGTGCAGATCGGCGATCGCTTCTATGTGAAAGCGACGGCCACAATCACCGACGGGGAAACGTCGCACTCTACGTCTGCAATGGCTCGTGAATCGCTAACAAAGAAAGGCATGGATGATGCCCAGGTTACCGGCGCAACAAGCTCATATGCTCGGAAATACTGCTTAAATGGATTGTTTGGTATCGATGATGCAAAGGATGCTGATACCGACGAGCACAACAAGCAGATAGTCGCGCAAGACAAGAAGACCGGCAGTAACAAGCCAAGCTCAACCCAAATTCTTTATGCATTTACTGATGCAGCAAGCAAAAAAGTCTCCGTCCATGAACTTAAAGAGGCATTCGGCAAAGCATGGAAAATGCTGGAAGGGACCGAAGAGCAGAGCAAGGCCAAAGACATCTACGAAATTCGCAAAAATGAACTGGAGTTACCCGCCTAA
- a CDS encoding S24 family peptidase, translating into MKMTLAQRLKVAMAAKNMTQSALAEKVGVSQAAIQKITSGKAKTSTKIVEMAEALDVRPEWLSSQSGPMKDGEDGISSFHHPDSTIPPESEWEKVDSWDSNTPLLREEVEVPFLRDISLAAGDGSYNEEDYNGFKLRFSKATLRRVGASTDGKGVLCFPARGNSMEPNIPDGTTVAVNTDDKQIVDGKIYAISQDGWKRIKLLYRVGPDRISIRSYNAAEHEPEEKGINEVEIIGRVFWYSVLL; encoded by the coding sequence ATGAAAATGACTCTTGCTCAACGCTTAAAAGTCGCGATGGCGGCCAAAAACATGACGCAGTCCGCACTAGCTGAAAAAGTTGGTGTGTCACAGGCTGCAATACAGAAGATCACTTCCGGCAAAGCCAAAACATCCACTAAGATTGTGGAGATGGCCGAGGCATTAGACGTGCGTCCTGAATGGCTAAGCAGTCAAAGTGGGCCAATGAAGGATGGCGAGGATGGTATTTCTTCCTTTCATCACCCCGACTCTACAATCCCGCCTGAAAGCGAGTGGGAGAAGGTTGATTCATGGGATAGCAATACCCCTTTACTAAGGGAAGAAGTAGAGGTGCCTTTTTTGCGAGATATTTCTCTCGCCGCTGGGGACGGAAGTTATAACGAAGAAGACTATAACGGATTCAAATTGAGATTCTCCAAAGCCACATTGCGCCGGGTAGGTGCAAGTACCGATGGCAAAGGAGTGCTCTGCTTCCCTGCTCGTGGGAATAGTATGGAGCCGAACATACCAGACGGTACTACGGTTGCGGTCAATACAGATGATAAGCAGATCGTCGATGGAAAAATCTACGCTATAAGCCAGGATGGCTGGAAACGGATCAAGCTTCTTTATCGTGTCGGCCCCGACAGAATCAGCATCAGGAGTTACAATGCTGCAGAACATGAGCCAGAGGAGAAAGGCATTAACGAAGTAGAAATTATTGGACGCGTTTTCTGGTACTCAGTTTTGCTTTGA
- a CDS encoding HNH endonuclease: MLEILPNAERSDCVVWTGSKNTAGYGKIIVKGEMILAHRFAYCVAVGLTLKEIDGLVIRHRCDNPSCINPTHLETGTPMDNVMDRVARGRSASGECNGKAKLSVEQIEEILAIYIPRHKEFGGTALGKKFGVCQTTISKIVLGKRWKLKKKKASEAATSKA; the protein is encoded by the coding sequence ATGCTGGAAATATTACCAAATGCCGAAAGAAGTGACTGCGTAGTTTGGACTGGATCAAAAAACACGGCTGGGTACGGAAAAATCATCGTGAAGGGAGAAATGATTTTAGCCCATCGGTTTGCTTACTGCGTTGCTGTTGGGTTGACCCTTAAAGAAATCGATGGGCTCGTGATAAGGCATAGGTGCGACAACCCTTCATGCATTAATCCTACCCATTTAGAAACCGGAACCCCCATGGATAACGTAATGGATCGCGTTGCTCGAGGTAGGTCTGCTAGCGGCGAGTGCAACGGGAAAGCGAAGCTGAGCGTGGAACAGATTGAGGAAATTCTAGCTATCTATATCCCTAGGCACAAAGAATTTGGTGGCACTGCACTTGGTAAGAAATTTGGTGTTTGCCAAACAACTATAAGCAAAATCGTTTTGGGGAAAAGATGGAAATTGAAAAAGAAAAAAGCCTCTGAAGCAGCAACTTCAAAGGCCTAA
- a CDS encoding DNA polymerase III subunit theta, producing the protein MSYNLGDKSPEEREKVNVDLAASGVAYKERMNMPVIADQVESEQPESQREYFRERLQHYRGVSAKLPGPNDPRYQQMTDANGKK; encoded by the coding sequence ATGTCATACAACCTAGGCGACAAGTCGCCAGAAGAGCGTGAGAAGGTTAACGTAGATTTGGCGGCATCAGGCGTGGCATACAAGGAGCGTATGAATATGCCAGTGATAGCTGATCAGGTTGAGTCTGAGCAGCCTGAAAGCCAGCGTGAGTATTTCCGCGAACGCCTGCAGCACTATCGCGGAGTTAGCGCTAAGCTTCCAGGGCCAAACGATCCGCGCTATCAGCAGATGACTGATGCTAACGGAAAGAAATGA
- a CDS encoding transcriptional antitermination N peptide, which yields MNAKERCKLRRKLRRAAERAESTRDIRLSKSVATALVGSERVAKALSMIDYKACPRPVRESSEGGAMCLPEVAMFAAGFRKSRKDATHTVK from the coding sequence ATGAACGCAAAAGAACGTTGCAAGCTGCGCAGAAAGCTCCGTCGGGCTGCTGAACGCGCAGAGTCAACAAGAGATATCAGATTGAGCAAGAGCGTTGCAACGGCTCTTGTAGGAAGCGAGAGAGTGGCTAAGGCGCTGTCGATGATTGACTACAAAGCCTGCCCTAGACCAGTACGCGAATCATCAGAAGGCGGCGCAATGTGTCTTCCAGAGGTAGCGATGTTCGCTGCAGGGTTCCGCAAGAGCCGCAAAGATGCAACGCACACCGTTAAATAA
- a CDS encoding recombination protein NinG, giving the protein MAKGKVPKPKKCPICATEYIPRSSLQKVCHNYKCAIAFNKKRDEEIAMREKRKQERLQRDELRQRRERLKTKSEWNREAQAAVNRFVFWRDYGKPCIACGRPLNYGVRGGAVDASHYRSRGAAPHLRFNVFNNHAGCVHCNRDLSGNLIPYRINLIEKISAFRVERIEHDNTPRKFDIAYLKRVKSIFTRRAKHYEKLRKRQLEEVA; this is encoded by the coding sequence ATGGCTAAAGGCAAAGTGCCGAAGCCGAAGAAATGTCCAATCTGCGCCACTGAATACATTCCCCGAAGTTCACTCCAGAAAGTCTGCCATAACTACAAATGCGCCATTGCCTTCAACAAGAAGCGCGATGAAGAGATTGCTATGCGTGAAAAACGCAAGCAGGAGCGTCTACAGCGCGATGAACTACGGCAGCGAAGGGAAAGGTTAAAGACAAAATCAGAATGGAACAGAGAGGCTCAGGCAGCGGTAAATCGCTTTGTATTTTGGCGCGACTATGGGAAGCCATGCATCGCCTGTGGCAGACCGCTTAACTACGGCGTACGTGGAGGGGCAGTAGATGCCAGTCATTATCGTTCTAGGGGAGCAGCGCCGCATCTTCGCTTCAACGTTTTCAATAATCATGCCGGGTGCGTTCATTGCAACCGAGACCTATCAGGAAACCTGATCCCCTACCGAATAAACCTCATCGAGAAAATCAGCGCATTCCGCGTTGAACGAATCGAGCACGACAACACACCACGGAAATTCGATATCGCTTACCTGAAGCGGGTGAAATCCATATTCACACGCCGGGCGAAGCATTACGAGAAACTCCGCAAGAGACAACTGGAGGAAGTGGCATGA
- a CDS encoding ClpX C4-type zinc finger protein — MKKGNPVMRCHFCTKTRDQVKKLIAGEFACICNECIVVCVDIIANGDESKGDNHG, encoded by the coding sequence ATGAAAAAAGGTAACCCAGTTATGCGCTGTCACTTCTGTACTAAAACACGGGATCAGGTAAAAAAATTAATTGCAGGTGAGTTTGCCTGTATCTGCAACGAGTGCATTGTGGTTTGTGTCGACATCATAGCAAACGGTGATGAGAGCAAAGGAGATAACCATGGATAG
- a CDS encoding NinE family protein produces the protein MTRRRKSVWDRLEEKLIFKSTTRTPRKKQPAPTEVKTLNYTATLADSMWLRRRARRKP, from the coding sequence ATGACTCGAAGGCGTAAATCAGTCTGGGACAGACTAGAAGAGAAGCTGATATTCAAATCAACGACCCGCACTCCCCGCAAGAAGCAACCAGCACCTACCGAAGTTAAAACCCTAAATTATACCGCGACCCTCGCTGACAGTATGTGGCTGCGTCGTCGCGCACGGAGAAAGCCATGA
- a CDS encoding transcriptional regulator, which yields MNQVIKTAIAIVGTQKKLAVACGVSQSAVQKWLHSKAKVAPENVKAIVLATGGEVQDYQIRPDLPHLFKHPEQAA from the coding sequence ATTAACCAAGTAATTAAAACCGCCATCGCAATCGTCGGTACACAAAAGAAGCTGGCGGTAGCATGTGGCGTTAGCCAGTCTGCGGTGCAGAAGTGGCTACACAGTAAAGCAAAAGTAGCACCAGAAAACGTTAAGGCCATCGTTCTGGCAACAGGTGGGGAAGTCCAGGATTACCAAATCCGCCCAGACCTACCTCACTTGTTTAAGCACCCAGAACAAGCTGCATAG
- a CDS encoding DnaB-like helicase C-terminal domain-containing protein produces MTSDYRLPPSSIESEQSVLGSILLDAQSDRVQRVFSFLSADMFYTRQHAVIYRVVREMNSKSQTIDLLTLADRMEASGELEGVGGFAYLAELSKNTPSAANVIAYANRVKDSAMERFAIEQANKMLEVFYTPSTLSTSEKLEAMQSLAMHTADKSRVGSVRGAVPFAEAFDSWVGIVEKRLGNDPTAVGISTGIPSLDDILAPKGLVNGSLLVVGARPKMGKTTLYMKMALNCALEENKPAIAFSLEMPQEQLVERSLSQASGVSSSNFYLDGYDDNRFALASAKGLEIAQSGNLYIDDTPGLSLAHIVAESRRIKRERGCVGMILVDYLTLMKAEKAERNDLAYGMITKGLKNLAKELNCVVVLLTQLNRDLEKRTNKRPLPSDSRDTGQIEQDCDYWLGIYREGAYDENANQQDTELLLRLNRHGQSGVVFVEQRHGAIYDCNQDQAKARMAETERRSSKQKGGF; encoded by the coding sequence ATGACGTCTGATTACCGGCTGCCGCCGAGCAGCATCGAGTCTGAGCAATCAGTGCTTGGCTCAATCCTACTAGACGCGCAGAGCGACCGAGTTCAGCGCGTTTTTTCTTTCCTGAGTGCAGACATGTTCTACACCCGGCAGCACGCTGTGATTTACCGCGTTGTACGCGAGATGAACAGCAAAAGCCAAACTATCGACCTGCTGACTTTGGCAGACCGAATGGAAGCGTCAGGTGAACTGGAGGGCGTTGGTGGATTCGCATACCTGGCTGAGCTTTCGAAAAACACGCCAAGCGCAGCAAACGTGATCGCCTACGCAAACCGGGTTAAGGATTCCGCCATGGAGCGTTTCGCAATCGAGCAGGCAAACAAGATGCTCGAGGTGTTCTATACCCCGTCAACGCTGTCCACTTCTGAAAAACTTGAAGCCATGCAATCCCTGGCCATGCATACCGCAGACAAGTCACGCGTAGGCTCGGTTCGCGGTGCGGTGCCATTTGCTGAGGCTTTCGATTCTTGGGTGGGAATTGTCGAGAAGCGCCTCGGTAATGATCCGACCGCAGTCGGGATTTCAACAGGCATTCCATCGCTTGATGACATCTTGGCCCCGAAAGGCCTAGTCAATGGTTCACTGCTGGTAGTGGGTGCGCGGCCGAAGATGGGCAAGACCACGCTCTACATGAAAATGGCGTTGAACTGCGCATTGGAAGAGAACAAACCGGCGATCGCCTTCAGCCTAGAAATGCCACAGGAGCAACTCGTCGAACGCTCGTTGTCTCAAGCATCAGGTGTCAGTTCGTCAAATTTCTATCTCGACGGCTACGACGACAACCGGTTCGCGCTGGCATCAGCGAAAGGGCTGGAAATCGCGCAGAGCGGAAACCTGTACATCGATGACACTCCCGGCCTGTCTCTGGCTCACATCGTTGCTGAAAGCCGCAGGATTAAGCGTGAGCGCGGTTGTGTAGGGATGATACTCGTTGACTACCTGACGCTCATGAAGGCTGAGAAGGCGGAACGAAACGATCTGGCTTACGGCATGATCACCAAGGGTCTGAAGAACCTCGCCAAGGAACTTAACTGCGTCGTCGTTCTGCTTACTCAACTTAATCGCGACCTTGAGAAGCGAACCAATAAGCGGCCACTCCCGAGTGACTCCCGCGATACCGGGCAAATCGAGCAGGACTGCGATTACTGGCTTGGAATTTACCGAGAAGGTGCCTATGACGAGAACGCGAACCAACAAGACACTGAGCTGCTACTCAGACTAAATCGGCATGGTCAGTCTGGCGTTGTGTTCGTTGAGCAGCGCCATGGTGCGATTTACGACTGCAACCAAGACCAGGCTAAAGCCAGAATGGCAGAAACTGAACGCCGGTCATCGAAACAGAAGGGCGGTTTCTGA
- a CDS encoding protein NinF, with product MICADCGKELQEDEIYVCDSCDQEQRKFIESVTGENDDG from the coding sequence ATGATCTGCGCCGATTGCGGAAAGGAACTGCAGGAAGATGAAATTTATGTTTGCGACTCCTGCGACCAGGAGCAACGCAAGTTCATCGAATCAGTGACGGGAGAGAATGACGATGGCTAA
- a CDS encoding DUF5448 family protein, translating to MKERDIENLNDHELADLKSGVERELKRREDGPKVITYYVLSCITEVEHFVDMDSALRCLAFRTEGLQKWVAEGQEGRDYVNKCTGIVGVTFRVKEMNLDHFNMQVAAKYFDDICYPDPEVRDASK from the coding sequence ATGAAAGAGCGCGACATCGAAAATCTTAATGACCACGAACTTGCCGACCTGAAAAGCGGCGTGGAGCGTGAACTCAAACGCCGCGAAGACGGACCGAAAGTAATCACGTATTACGTGCTTTCCTGCATCACCGAGGTTGAACATTTCGTTGATATGGATTCCGCACTGCGTTGCTTAGCCTTTCGCACAGAAGGCCTACAGAAATGGGTTGCCGAAGGCCAGGAAGGCCGTGATTACGTGAATAAATGCACGGGTATCGTCGGCGTTACGTTCCGAGTTAAAGAAATGAACCTCGACCATTTCAACATGCAAGTAGCTGCGAAATATTTCGATGACATCTGCTATCCGGATCCGGAGGTGCGTGATGCCAGCAAATGA
- a CDS encoding protease FtsH-inhibitory lysogeny factor CIII: MQQLAYAGCPLMGAQSETLLEIITRRMRCIGRWLKDTLNQRGEP, translated from the coding sequence ATGCAGCAACTTGCCTATGCTGGGTGCCCGCTAATGGGCGCTCAATCAGAAACACTACTCGAAATTATCACTCGCCGTATGCGCTGCATTGGCCGGTGGTTGAAAGACACTCTCAATCAGCGAGGTGAGCCCTAA
- a CDS encoding recombination protein NinB, which translates to MDKQVFYLRSPQIRQNLIEHLKNLPLDQSKPIEVEVSPPKRTLSQNRKMWPLLHDLALQVVWYGERYDEDDWKDMITALVAKAQKQEQRTAPGIGGGVVMFGQRTSKMRVGQMVDVIEAIYWFGTEQGVKFSDESRERIEWAQRWGEANKQKQVA; encoded by the coding sequence ATGGACAAGCAGGTCTTCTACCTAAGAAGCCCACAGATACGCCAGAACCTGATAGAGCACCTAAAAAACCTACCGCTAGACCAGTCAAAACCAATCGAAGTCGAAGTATCCCCACCTAAACGAACGCTTTCACAGAACCGCAAGATGTGGCCGCTGCTGCATGACCTTGCGCTGCAAGTCGTTTGGTATGGAGAGCGATACGACGAAGACGACTGGAAGGACATGATCACCGCGCTTGTCGCCAAGGCCCAGAAACAGGAGCAGCGAACCGCACCAGGAATTGGCGGCGGCGTTGTGATGTTCGGTCAGCGCACTAGCAAGATGCGGGTAGGGCAAATGGTTGATGTCATCGAGGCAATCTACTGGTTCGGTACTGAGCAGGGCGTTAAGTTCAGTGATGAGTCCCGCGAGCGCATAGAGTGGGCGCAGCGTTGGGGTGAGGCAAACAAACAGAAACAGGTGGCGTAA
- a CDS encoding tyrosine-type recombinase/integrase — MALSDSFLKSKLGKARDKIEEKSDRDGLWVRISVKGSITFFYRYRLNGKADKVTIGSYPAIGLKDARAEAARFSTLVANGDSPKHSKLIDETRRGQSFESLYREWHGLLKSTTVTGDQILRTFEIHIFPIIGDLPASRITIHTWITTLERVAKSQAETAVKLISNAKRCYSWAKKRQLVDENPLLEINASDFGIKPKSVERSLSAEEISIAWHAIDGGRITQSNKDLIRLCLFYGCRVGELRLAEEGHFDFDKMTWTVPPENHKTGLDTKRPIVRPMNEFVGEIVKRRVKASPGRFVFSTKEIPLKASAHVTVIAGLNKAIRKNHPEFKPFTIHDLRRTARTMWSSITEPHVAEVMLGHKLPGVWSVYDRHDYMKEMTVAYDRWLAKLMAIVNPDVVEFKQRDEKTA; from the coding sequence ATGGCTCTATCTGACTCATTCTTAAAATCCAAGCTTGGTAAGGCGCGTGACAAGATTGAAGAGAAGTCTGATCGCGACGGTCTGTGGGTGCGAATTTCAGTCAAGGGCTCTATTACATTCTTCTATCGGTACCGGCTGAATGGCAAGGCTGACAAGGTGACGATTGGGAGTTACCCCGCAATTGGGCTGAAAGATGCAAGGGCGGAAGCTGCAAGGTTTTCTACTCTTGTGGCTAACGGTGACAGCCCAAAGCACTCAAAACTGATTGATGAGACGAGGAGGGGGCAGTCTTTCGAGAGCCTGTATCGTGAATGGCATGGGTTGCTAAAATCGACGACAGTAACCGGAGATCAAATTCTCAGAACGTTTGAAATCCACATTTTTCCGATTATTGGCGACCTCCCTGCGAGCAGAATCACCATCCATACTTGGATCACTACACTGGAAAGGGTTGCGAAGTCACAAGCAGAAACCGCAGTAAAGCTGATATCAAATGCGAAGCGGTGCTATTCATGGGCCAAGAAGCGACAGTTAGTCGATGAAAACCCATTGCTGGAGATAAACGCTTCTGACTTTGGCATCAAACCAAAATCTGTCGAACGCTCGCTGTCTGCTGAAGAGATTTCTATCGCCTGGCATGCCATAGATGGTGGCAGGATAACGCAAAGCAACAAAGACCTTATCAGGCTATGCCTGTTTTATGGGTGCCGCGTTGGAGAGCTCAGGCTGGCAGAGGAGGGCCATTTTGATTTTGACAAGATGACATGGACAGTCCCTCCAGAGAATCACAAAACTGGACTGGATACCAAACGGCCCATAGTTAGGCCAATGAATGAATTTGTTGGGGAGATAGTAAAAAGAAGGGTGAAGGCATCTCCGGGTAGGTTCGTTTTTTCCACCAAAGAGATACCTTTAAAGGCAAGTGCTCACGTGACGGTGATAGCAGGGCTTAACAAGGCGATAAGAAAGAACCACCCAGAGTTTAAGCCCTTCACTATTCACGATTTGCGGCGTACAGCGCGGACGATGTGGTCTAGTATCACTGAGCCACACGTTGCTGAGGTTATGCTTGGGCACAAACTCCCTGGCGTGTGGTCTGTCTATGATAGGCATGACTACATGAAGGAAATGACTGTTGCTTATGATAGGTGGCTCGCTAAGCTGATGGCGATCGTTAATCCGGATGTTGTCGAGTTCAAGCAGCGCGACGAGAAAACCGCCTAG
- a CDS encoding pentapeptide repeat-containing protein: MNATELRNILDDHKVWVTSLRESGSRANLRDANLCGANLRGANLRGANLCGANLCGADLCGANLRDANLCGANLRDADLCGADLCGANLRDANLCGANLRDANLPDHTFVIMGEPYFLQISNGEHVRAGCQNHTVEQWRNFTKREIAEMDGKKALKFYPRLLKIIDFYLGAGEHPDWVNEPETDTEEAA; the protein is encoded by the coding sequence ATGAACGCCACTGAGTTACGCAATATTCTTGATGACCATAAGGTCTGGGTGACGTCGTTACGTGAAAGCGGATCCAGAGCCAACCTGCGCGATGCCAACCTGTGCGGTGCCAACCTGCGCGGTGCCAACCTGCGCGGTGCCAACCTGTGCGGTGCCAACCTGTGCGGTGCCGACCTGTGCGGTGCCAACCTGCGCGATGCCAACCTGTGCGGTGCCAACCTGCGCGATGCCGACCTGTGCGGTGCCGACCTGTGCGGTGCCAACCTGCGCGATGCCAACCTGTGCGGTGCCAACCTGCGCGATGCCAACCTGCCTGATCACACATTCGTAATCATGGGTGAACCGTACTTCCTGCAGATATCGAATGGCGAACATGTCCGCGCAGGTTGCCAAAATCACACCGTTGAGCAATGGCGCAATTTCACCAAACGAGAAATCGCAGAAATGGACGGCAAGAAGGCGCTGAAATTCTATCCGAGACTGCTGAAGATTATCGATTTCTACCTAGGCGCCGGTGAGCATCCAGACTGGGTTAACGAACCAGAAACTGATACCGAAGAGGCTGCATAA
- a CDS encoding DUF7446 family protein, which produces MSKIKTMGASPLTGNIYYGTVDMDKSRYVGKKTDVTDMACEAVAEHLFHTQKSKVYRLKDGRELVISVQVREVKDGQ; this is translated from the coding sequence ATGAGCAAGATAAAAACGATGGGTGCCAGCCCGCTGACCGGGAATATTTATTACGGCACGGTAGACATGGATAAGTCCCGTTACGTAGGAAAGAAAACTGATGTGACAGATATGGCATGTGAGGCTGTTGCTGAACACCTGTTTCACACGCAAAAGAGCAAGGTTTACCGCCTCAAGGATGGTCGTGAATTGGTGATAAGCGTACAGGTTCGGGAGGTCAAAGATGGACAATAA
- a CDS encoding CII family transcriptional regulator codes for METAKTRNDARRIESTLLNKIALKGVSSIAAAVGVNPSQVTRWKESLVPRMAMLLAVLEWGVADDEMAELAKRLAGYLSNEKAPSCSGSIMEA; via the coding sequence ATGGAAACTGCAAAAACACGCAATGATGCTCGTCGTATCGAAAGCACATTGTTGAACAAAATCGCCCTCAAAGGCGTGTCATCGATCGCCGCTGCAGTAGGCGTTAACCCATCACAAGTAACTCGCTGGAAAGAGTCTCTAGTCCCTCGCATGGCAATGCTACTCGCTGTTCTGGAGTGGGGTGTTGCAGATGATGAGATGGCTGAATTGGCTAAGCGTCTGGCGGGATATCTATCAAATGAAAAAGCCCCGAGCTGCTCGGGAAGCATCATGGAGGCGTAA
- a CDS encoding Lar family restriction alleviation protein, with the protein MPANELKPCPFCGAGETFIAPNQNWTGMRYAIHSYALRHICTDRAVITMTRNTEVLLIAAWNQRAEAQEKAL; encoded by the coding sequence ATGCCAGCAAATGAACTGAAGCCCTGCCCGTTCTGCGGTGCGGGTGAAACGTTTATAGCTCCTAATCAGAACTGGACTGGCATGCGCTACGCAATTCACTCGTATGCGTTGCGCCATATCTGCACCGATCGAGCAGTAATAACTATGACCCGCAACACTGAGGTGCTGCTTATTGCTGCATGGAACCAGCGGGCCGAGGCCCAGGAGAAAGCATTATGA
- the xis gene encoding excisionase Xis — MKAEEMLTSEDIRSLLKISNSSMHRLRHRDVNPFPEPDFYGVGSANKWFTSKVAEWQLAESQRAKIKPAEHLHEKTRRFSRRAA, encoded by the coding sequence ATGAAAGCAGAAGAAATGTTAACCAGCGAAGACATCCGGTCTCTGCTGAAAATTTCCAACTCGTCAATGCACAGACTGCGACATAGAGACGTAAATCCATTCCCTGAGCCTGATTTTTACGGCGTCGGTTCAGCTAACAAATGGTTTACTTCAAAAGTCGCAGAATGGCAGCTTGCAGAGAGTCAGCGAGCTAAGATCAAGCCAGCCGAGCACTTACACGAAAAAACTAGGCGGTTTTCTCGTCGCGCTGCTTGA